The sequence below is a genomic window from Saccopteryx leptura isolate mSacLep1 chromosome 3, mSacLep1_pri_phased_curated, whole genome shotgun sequence.
tggtgttgaagggtgccggggggacacaggaggtgcaccagctgtgctggtgttgaagggtgccggggggacacaggaggtgcaccagctgtgctggtgttgaGGTGCcggggggacacaggaggtgcaccagctgtgccGGTGTTGAAGGGTGCCcggggacacaggaggtgcaccagctgtgctggtgttgaagggtgccgggggacacaggaggtgcagcagctgtgctggtgttgaagggtgtcggggggacacaggaggtgcaccagctgtgctggtgttgCAGGGTGCCcggggggacacaggaggtgcaccagctgtgctggtgttgCAGGGTGCCcggggggacacaggaggtgcaccagctgtgctggtgttgaaggTGCCcggggacacaggaggtgcaccagctgtgctggtgttgaagggtgccgggggggacacaggaggtgcaccagctgtgctggtgttgaagggtgtcggggggacacaggaggtgcaccagctgtgccGGTGTTGAAGGGCGCaggggggacacaggaggtgcaccagctgtgccGGTGTTGAAGGGTGCCcggggggacacaggaggtgcaccagctgtgctggtgttgaagggcgcaggggggacacaggaggtgcaccagctgtgccGGTGTTGAAGGGTGCCcggggggacacaggaggtgcaccagctgtgctggtgttgaagggtgccggggggacacaggaggtgcaccagctgtgctggtgttgaaggtgcctggggacacaggaggtgcaccagctgtgctggtgttgaagggtgccgggggacacaggaggtgcaccagctgtgctggtgttgaaggtgcccagggacacaggaggtgcatcagctgtgctggtgttgaagggtgccggggggaaacaggaggtgcaccagctgtgctggtgttgaGGGCGCaggggggacacaggaggtgcaccagctgtgccggtgttgaagggtgccgggggacacaggaggtgcaccagctgtgccggtgttgaagggtgccggggggacacaggaggtgcaccagctgtgctggtgttgCAGGGTGCCcggggacacaggaggtgcaccagctgtgctggtgttgaagggtgccgggggacacaggaggtgcaccagctgtgctagtgttgaagggtgccggggggacacaggaggtgcaccagctgtgctggtgttgaagggtgctgggggacacaggaggtgcaccagctgtgctggtgttgaagggtgccggggggacacaggaggtgcaccagctgtgctggtgttgaagggtgccgggggacacaggaggtgcaccagctgtgctggtgttgaaggtgcctggggacacaggaggtgcaccagctgtgctggtgttgaagggcgcaggggggacacaggaggtgcatcagctgtgctggtgttgaagggtgccggggggaaacaggaggtgcaccagctgtgctggtgttgaGGGCGCaggggggacacaggaggtgcaccagctgtgctggtgttgaagggtgccggggggacacaggaggtgcaccagctgtgctggtgttgaGGTGccggggaggacacaggaggtgcaccagctgtgccggtgttgaagggtgccggggggacacaggaggtgcaccagctgtgctggtgttgaGGTGccggggaggacacaggaggtgcaccagctgtgccggtgttgaagggtgccggggggacacaggaggtgcaccagctgtgccggtgttgaagggtgccgggggacacaggaggtgcaccagctgtgctggtgttgaaggtgccggggggacacaggaggtgcaccagctgtgctggtgttgaagggtgcccggggacacaggaggtgcagcagctgtgctggtgttgaagggtgcccggggacacaggaggtgcagcagctgtgctggtgttgaagggtgcccggggacacaggaggtgcagcagctgtgctggtgttgaagggtgcccggggacacaggaggtgcaccagctgtgctggtgttgaagggtgccgggggggacacaggaggtgcaccagctgtgccggtgttgaagggtgccggggaggacacaggaggtgcaccagctgtgctggtgttgaagggtgccggggaggacacaggaggtgcaccagctgtgctggtgttgaagggtgccggggggacacaggaggtgcaccagctgtgctggtgttgaagATGCCcggggacacaggaggtgcaccagctgtgctggtgttgaagggtgccggggggacacaggaggtgcaccagctgtgccGGTGTTGAGGTGccggggaggacacaggaggtgcaccagctgtgccggtgttgaagggtgccgggggacacaggaggtgcaccagctgtgctggtgttgaGGTGccggggaggacacaggaggtgcaccagctgtgctggtgttgaagggtgccggggggacacaggaggtgcaccagctgtgccGGTGTTGAGGTGccggggaggacacaggaggtgcaccagctgtgccggtgttgaagggtgccgggggacacaggaggtgcaccagctgtgctggtgttgCAGGGTGCCcggggacacaggaggtgcaccagctgtgctggtgttgaagggtgccggggggacacaggaggtgcaccagctgtgctagtgttgaagggtgccgggggacacaggaggtgcaccagctgtgctggtgttgaagggtgccggggggacacaggaggtgcaccagctgtgctggtgttgaagggtgccggggggacacaggaggtgcaccagctgtgctggtgttgaagggtgccggggggacacaggaggtgcaccagctgtgctggtgttgaagggtgccggggggacacaggaggtgcaccagctgtgccggtgttgaagggtgccgggggacacaggaggtgcaccagctgtgctggtgttgaagggtgccggggggacacaggaggtgcaccagctgtgccggtgttgaagggtgccgggggggacacaggaggtgcaccagctgtgctggtgttgaGGTGccggggaggacacaggaggtgcaccagctgtgctggtgttgaagggtgctgggggacacaggaggtgcaccagctgtgctggtgttgaagggtgccggggggacacaggaggtgcaccagctgtgctggtgttgaagggtgccggggggacacaggaggtgcaccagctgtgctAGTGTTGAAGGTGCCcggggacacaggaggtgcaccagctgtgccggtgttgaagggtgccgggggacacaggaggtgcaccagctgtgccGGTGTTGAAGGGTGCctggggacacaggaggtgcaccagctgtgctggtgttgaagggtgcccggggacacaggaggtgcagcagctgtgctggtgttgaagggtgcccggggacacaggaggtgcagcagctgtgctggtgttgaagggtgcccggggacacaggaggtgcaccagctgtgctggtgttgaagggtgccggggggacacaggaggtgcaccagctgtgccggtgttgaagggtgccggggaggacacaggaggtgcaccagctgtgctggtgttgaagggtgccggggaggacacaggaggtgcaccagctgtgctggtgttgaagggtgccggggaggacacaggaggtgcaccagctgtgctggtgttgaagggtgccggggggacacaggaggtgcaccagctgtgccGGTGTTGAGGTGccggggaggacacaggaggtgcaccagctgtgccggtgttgaagggtgccggggggacacaggaggtgcaccagctgtgctggtgttgaagggtgccggggaggacacaggaggtgcaccagctgtgccggtgttgaagggtgccgggggacacaggaggtgcaccagctgtgctggtgttgaagggtgccgggggggacacaggaggtgcaccagctgtgctggtgttgCAGGGTGCCcggggacacaggaggtgcaccagctgtgctggtgttgaagggtgccgggggggacacaggaggtgcaccagctgtgctggtgttgaagggcgcaggggggacacaggaggtgcaccagctgtgctggtgttgaagggtgcaggggggacacaggaggtgcaccagctgtgctggtgttgaagggtgccggggggacacaggaggtgcaccagctgtgccGGTGTTGATGGGTGccgggggacacaggaggtgcaccagctgtgctggtgttgaagggtgtcggggggacacaggaggtgcaccagccACCGCGCCCAGTGGTCAAGCCAGCATCGCTGTAACAACaacaagtgaaaagaaaaaagggaaaaaaagaaagaaagaggcaccTGCCTGAATCAGCAGAGTTCTATTCTtacgtgtgtgtgtatacatggcctgcacaagtgcacacacacacacacaaacacacacacacgtatataaaAGCAGTAACCACAGCGCCTCATGTCATTTATTCCTGCAATGATagtaacttatttatttacttacttacttactaaCTTACTTATTTCTGCCTTCTGGTTTACCAGCTTGAAGAGTCCGACACAACCAGGCGGCAACCATAAACTTTAGGATGAGTAGAACCCTGAATGTGTTACCAGTCAGACACATCCTTCTCTTAGAAACTTAGCCTATTATTCCAGGAGAGCCAGGACTTGTACGTTTGGACATTGAAAAAAATTGCTCAAGAGGTTTTCTGGGAGTGATGGTGACAGGGCCAACAGGACCGCTGCTGTTCGTAGCCACTCCTGGGGGTCTGTCAGCATGCCTCCTCCCGAGACCTCCGGGTCTCCGGTCTCCTCACCGTGCTCCTGCAGGTCTGCAGCCCACCCGTTAGGGCGGTCACCACTGCGTGCGAAGTGTCTCTGCCACAAGTCACCCGCATGCGCCCTTGCAGCCTCATCAGTAACAGACCGGTAGCACCGTCTCCCTCCCAGCAGAGGCGTGAAGGCAGGTGTGTCCTCAGGGACAAAGTGCCTCCCACACACAGCACTCCCGGTCAGTGTGCACTCCCGGTCAGCGCCCACGTGTTCAAAGGGAGGTGACAGTGCTGACTGTGTTTTCTCTCCGAGGATAGGACAtgcattttagaataaaaaacaagtacTGGAGTGGTGATTCCCAAAATGGATCAGGCAACTGCCATCAACTTCTCCTGTTTGAGAGCAGGGAATGTGAGGGCCCCTTTCTTGTCTCTGGCCCAGACACTCTGCATTTCCTTACCACGAGCTCTGGCGCGTGGGAAGCTCCGTGTGCGGGTGGGGGCTGTGCGGATCCGCGTGGTGCCGGGGGAGGGGTGCCCGGAGGAGAGCGCGAGGCGGCGCGtggtgctgggggaggggtgcccgGGGAGGAGAGCGCGAGGTGGCCGtggtgctgggggaggggtgcccgGAGGAGGGTGCGAGGCGACGGTGGTGCCGGGGGAGGGGTGCCCGGAGGAGAGCGCGAGGTGGCGGTGGTGCCGGGGGAGGGGTGCCCGGGGAGGAGAGCGCGAGGCGACGGTGGTGCCGGGGGAGGGGTGCCCGGGGAGGAGAGCGCGAGGCGGCGGTGGTGCCGGGGGTGGGGTGCCCGGAGGAGAGCAGAGGCGGCGGTGGTGCCGGGGGAGGGGTGCCTGGGGAGGAGAGCGCGAGGCGACGGTGGTGCCGGGGAGGGGTGCCCGGAGGAGGGCGCGAGGCGGCGCGTGGTGCCGGGGGAGGGGTGCCCGGAGGAGGGCGCGAGGCCGCGCGTGGTGCCGGGGTGGGGTGCCCGGAGGAGGGCGCAAGGCCGCGCGTGGTGCCGGGGAGGGGTGCCCAGAGGAGAGCGCGAGGCAACGGTGGTGCCGGGGGAGGGGTTCCCGGGGAGGAGGGCGCGAAGTGGCAGGTTGCATAAGAACAGAGCTCGGGGTGAGGACAGACAGAAGGCCCGGGTCTCGCTCACGGGACAAGTCAGTTGTGAGAATCATTCCACCAGGTCTCTGTAAACAATATCGGGTGTGAAGAATTTTCTAAGAGCATTTCTCAAAACTCGGAGCTGCTGGATGGCCTGGTGCGGGCCGCTGGGTGATCCAGGAGGGGTGGCGGGAGAAGCAGCCGGTGGGGCCTCGCGGAATGACCCCACGGAGCCGTGCTCTTGTATCTCCCTGCTGCATGTTCTTGGATAGGACGCTTGTATTCGTTTCGGGTAGccgctgtaacaaagtaccacaaactcgGTGGTTTGAAACTATGCGCATTGATTCTCTCATAGATCCGGGGGTCAGAGTTGGAAATCAGTCTCCTGGGCTGAAATCTGTTGCCTTGCCCTTTGCAGAGCTGCGGCCCTTTGCAGTCCTTGGGTCCTGGCCCCTGGTGCCACCTtcagcgtcagcttgtggcactTACTTCAGTCATCACCGTGCCTTCTCCTGTGGTCagatctccctctccctccctctcctgaggACTCATGGGATTAGTTTAGGGCTCTCCCCAACACCCTAGGATAACatccccatctcaagatccttaacttcaTCACATCCTCGAAGTCCTTGTAGCCATTTTCAGTAACAGTCACAGGTTTCAGGGCATGGACTTGGATATCTTTGGGTTCTACCCTAAAGGACACTCAACTCCTTGGAGCTTGAGTTTCCTGAACGTGGGGATAACTGCGGTGTCCTCACAGGGCTGCGGGCGTGGTTGATGAAACGTAAGCTTTGCATGGGAGAGCGTGGAGCACCAGGCCTGGCGCGCAGGACCCGGACAGAGCACGCTGGTTGGACGTGCGCACACACCTCCTTGGGAAACCCTCCCGCCGTGCTGACCGGACGCCACCTGCTTCGGCCCGGGAAGCCGCTCCCGGGGTCAGGAACTGCCTTCGGTCTCCAGCACACACCCCGCGTGACGCCACGACAAACCAGACCCTGTGCTCCCCGAGTCTGGTCTGACATGGATGTTGCAGTTTCATTTTCAACAAATAGAAATGGCTTTACTCTTGCTTGTTTTGACCTTTAGGGAGaaatagtgcttttttttttttttttaatcctcaaaaccTTTTCATAAGAATCTGCCAGCTGATACCATGGCTTCCAATAACTCTCCCGATCACACCCTCCTCTGTTAACAGTTTTTCTCTGTCTCGCTCATAAATCTTCATTCCCTTCATTTCATCGTGATTCATTCAAGTAGACACACTTTCCACACCACTGCTTTACGCAGAGCTGTGCTGCTGACCTGTTTTAATTAGCTCCCTGCTGAGAAATTTAGTCAGCGCCTAAAATAACCTTTggggttgttttgttgttgttgttgttgtttgtcaaGTGGGATCGTATCAAACGCCGTCTGTCTGTCAAGGTTGACAAGTCAGTTGTGAGAATCGTTCCACCAGGTCTCTGTAAACAGTATCGGGTGTGAAGAATTTTCTAAGAGCATTTCTCAAAACTCGGAGCTGCCGGATGGCCTGGCCCGGGCCGCTGGGCGGTCCAGGACGGGTGGCGGGAGAAGCAGCCGGCGGGGCGGGGCCCTGCGGAACGACCCCACGGAGCCGTGTCACCTGCCGCTGTCGACCTGTGCAACTGTGGGCACACCAGGCAGCCTCTTTGGGGCTCAGTTTCCACGTGGACAAATGCAGGGAAATTTACCTTGACAGGACATTGTCgtgaaaattaaactaaaataatacGTAGCCGGCCAAGGAGTCTGCTTGCCGGAACGTGTTTCTGCAGAGATTTAGAGAAAGCTGGCGATAAGTAAGGCCGTGTTCCGAGCCTCAATGACATCAAAGCCATTAAGGTCCCTGAAAAAGgctataagaaaaaagaaatctattataaataatatgcttGTAGTACCCGGCACTGTTCCTGAAGTGAAGTTCTGTGCACACACATAGTTTATCTGTCTACCCACCCGCTTGTCTGTATCTTTACCTATGTCTACCTATCGACGTAGATGACATCCAGCCAGGGACAGAGGTGACATCGATGCAGACACAGCTGTGGGCGCAGGCACAGACATAGGTGTACAGGTCAGTAGCTGTGACCGTGGCTGTAGACGTTTGCTGTCTTCTGGCGTGGGGACGGATAAACCACCACAGGACATTTTCATGCATCACCACCCACTCATTCATCCGTCCATTCATTCCATACGCATTTCTTGAGCATTCGCTGTCAGGACCTGGACGCATGCCtggggatggagagatgagacccCGATCTCCGCTTCCCCTTCCTGCTCATCACGCAGCGTGGGGATGCTGTCAGAGCCCTGCGCGtacctcttccctccttcctgttcTCAGGGTCTCACTTCCAGCTGCTGGTGTGTGCATTCCTCTCCCCACGGTGACGGGATTTCCCTTGTGCTGGAGCCCGCTCTGAGGGCTGACAGGGAGGGAACAGGAAGCCCGAGGGTAACTCACGTGCCCAGGAGTCGCTCTCAACCAATTGACCCTCAGGAGCCGGGGTAGCAATACTCAGGGCCCTGGGTCCTCGTGTGAGAGGCCTTCCGGGGTTCAGTGTCGCACGCACTGTTGGAGACTAGATGACACACCGTGTTGCCCGTTAGCCACCTGGCCATCCCTGTCTTTGTTCCCCGCCCCTGCCATGTTTTCTCTGCCTCCCAGATAATAAGCTCCTGGCAGTCAGACCCTGCCTCGGGGTCTGCCTCTGGCCTCTTTGCACTAGCTGACCCTTGTCATGAGCTTCAGTCCTTCAGACGATGCTCGATGCTTGGTGCTGAGGAAGGAGGAGCCACGGAATGGATCGACCCGGCCCCTGAGGACCTGCGGCCGGCCCAGCCCTGTATCCCTGGCCAGCTCACCCCGGATGTGTCCAGGAGAGGAAAAACAGAGGTGCTGCTCTCTGAGGCATGGTCCAGTATGTCTGTTTGCCGCAGACTCTAAACCTCTATCCTAATCGGTCCCCCTCCAGGAGCTCTCATTTaggtgggaagaaaaaaaataatgataacaattAGTACCCAATAAAAGCTGAAACAGAAGTGGATACAGGTTATCAGAAGAGCATCTTTCTTTCACACATTATCTCAGATGATCCCACGGCGTCATGAGATGAGCGATGAGCTCCACTGTATGGATGTCTGGTGTCTAAGTCCCGCCAACGGGACGCTTCAGTCCTGCACCTGTTGTTTACAGCGCCTCTGTTTGCCTGCACCTGGTCTGGCCACCACGAACCCACCTCTCAGTCCAGCCCCTAACCTGACCCTATGAATCCCACAGACCTCAGGGGGTCTTTGCTGACCCCCAGCTGAGGCCAGCCCTCCTGATCCCGGACTCAGGGAGTCTCCCATGAATGCTCAAAAGATACTTTTTCAATGCATGAAGCTCAGAGTGGTCAAGATATTCAGCTGTGTTACTCCCGGGCTGCCTGCAGACCCAGGACTCACATTTCATTTCCCTCTGCCCACTGACACCCGAGCTGGGCAGGATTTCTCTGGAACGGACAGCCCTCCATCTCCCCGACTCTCACGGCAGGGGGTATGTCGGGCCCACAAGGTGCTGTGTGTGCCGGGGTCTTCGTTTCTCTGCCGGGTGTGAGCTCCTTGGGCCTGGTGACAGGGTAGATAAGACCCTCCGaccagggagggagaaagggcaaGAGAGGAGTGGACAAGGGAGGGAcggaaggggagggagggcgggTGAGGGCGGTCAGCTCCTTAGGTCCCGTTTCCCCAAGTCAAGGACATCGCATTCTTGAAACCTTTCTCAAGTCCTGGCTCACCTTAGTCTGACGAGCAGCCGTGTGGCTGTGGGCACCGCAGGGTGACAGGGGAGGGCTTGGAagcagacggacagacagacagacagccggCACCCGAGCTGTGCCAGGTGCAGCACAGCAGCCTGGGGCGGAGGCTGggctctctctgggcctcagtctacACACTCGGAAAAGGGAGAGACCACACCGCGGTTACGGTCAGGAGATGAAGTAGTTTATAGCACCCGAAGCGAAGCGCCTGGAAGACCGTGTCTACTGCATCCAAGGCCATCGTTAGTTCTTCTGTACCTTTTCAAGCCCCGCCCCCCGTGTGACTGACGGGCACTGTGAGCGGAGGCAGCACGAACCCTGCAGGGTCTCGGGGGACCGGCCGCGAAGGGGTGTGTAGGGCGCAGCGGTTGTGTTAGTTTGCTATGGCCGCTGGAGCAAATCCCCACGGTCCCTGTGGCCTGACCAACTCCATTTCATCGTCCCGGAGCTCCGGGGGTCAGCAGTCTGGCATGGGCCTCGCCGGCCAGCGTCAAGGCGTCGGTAGGGCTGCGTGCCTTTCGGGAACCCCGGGGGCGGGCCCTCTCCCCGACCGTCTCGGCTCCTGCAGGGTGCCCCCAGTCCCGGGCGGCGGCCCCTTGCTCCATCTTCGAGTCCAGCTATGTTGCCTTGTTCTCTCCGCCTTTCTCCTCTATGGACACCCCTTCTCCGAGCCCCTtgacctctctcttcccccttcgaGGCTTCCTCAGATGACACTGGGCATTGGGTTTCAGCCTATGAGGGTTTGAGGGGCACAGGACATAATCGTCATGGTCTCCTCGGACCGGACAGCGGACGGCAGGCCCTACCCTGCCCAGAGAGCACCCGTGTGCGCCCCAGTCTGCTCAAAGCCCTCAGCGGTTCCCCATGGCCTCTCACCGTCGTTTTCAAAGTGACTTCTGAAAACAGAAGCCGGCCGTGCCCGACTGCTCCCGCTTTTCTTGAGTAACAAATACAGAAGGCAGCTtgctgactaggtggtggcacggtggatgcagcgtcagactgggatgcgaggacccaggttcgagaccccgaggtcactgacaGAAGGCAGCttgctgaccaggcggtggcacagtggatgcagcgtcagactgggatgtggaggacccaggttcgagaccccgaggtcgctgacaGAAGGCAGCTTGCAGCGTTCGGAAACGTGCCGTTTTGATGTTTGTGGATATAAAGAcagtttataaaagaaaaccagCCCAGTGCGGTCACGTTCCCAGTCCCCAGGCTGTCGCCCCACCAGGGGGACAGGACAGCCCACAGGGCCTGAGTCCCGCCTGCCTTGTCCCTCAGCCTTCTCAGTCCTTCAGTCCATCACCCCGGGACCCCTAAGCTCTAgatccctggtcggcaaaccgtggctcgtgagccacatgcggctctttggcccctggagtgtgactcttccacaaaataccacgtgcgggcgccacctcagtaaggaatgtccctacctatatagtttacgtttaaaaaatttggctctcaaaagaaatgtcaatcgTTGTGCTGTTGGTATTTGGCTGTgctgactgatgagtttgcctTGCCGACCACTGCCTGGATGCTCCAAGACCCCCGTGTTTTCCGAGCTCGGcatgctgtt
It includes:
- the LOC136398597 gene encoding uncharacterized protein, whose product is MILTTDLSRERDPGLLSVLTPSSVLMQPATSRPPPREPLPRHHRCLALSSGHPSPAPRAALRPPPGTPPRHHARPRALLRAPLPRHHAPPRALLRAPLPGTTVASRSPPQAPLPRHHRRLCSPPGTPPPAPPPPRALLPGHPSPGTTVASRSPPRAPLPRHHRHLALSSGHPSPGTTVASHPPPGTPPPAPRPPRALLPGHPSPSTTRRLALSSGHPSPGTTRIRTAPTRTRSFPRARARDLQEHGEETGDPEVSGGGMLTDPQEWLRTAAVLHPSTPAQLVHLLCPPAPFNTGTAGAPPVSPGTFNTSTAGAPPVSPRHPSTPAQLHPSTPAQLVHLLCPPRHLNTSTAGAPPVSPPAPFNTGTAAQLVHLLCPRAPCNTSTAGAPPVSPGTLQHRHSWCTSCVLPGTSTPAQLVHLLCPPGTLQHQHSWCTSCVLPGTSTPAQLVHLLCPPAPFNTGTAGAPPVSSPAPQHRHSWCTSCVPPAPFNTSTAGAPPVSPGIFNTSTAAGAPPVSPRHPSTPAQLVHLLCPPRHLNTSTAGAPPVSPRHPSTPAQLVHLLCPPRHLNTSTAGAPPVSPRHPSTPAQLVHLLCPPCALNTSTAAQLVHLLCPPAPFNTSTAGAPPVSPGTLQHQHSWCTSCVPPAPFNTGTAGAPPVSPGTLQHRHSCTAGAPPVSPRAPFNTGTAGAPPVSPLRPSTPAQLVHLLCPPGHPSTPAQLVHLLCPPCALQHRHSWCTSCVPPTPFNTSTAGAPPVSPPAPFNTSTAGAPPVSPGTFNTSTAGAPPVSPRAPCNTSTAGAPPVSPRAPCNTSTAGAPPVSPRHPSTPAQLLHLLCPPAPFNTSTAGAPPVSPGTLQHRHSWCTSCVPPAPQHQHSWCTSCVPPAPFNTSTAAERRSQTAAFCPKHLASPWPGSPPPVSSGPPPRITRRAPGTVDFNRI